Proteins encoded within one genomic window of Kibdelosporangium phytohabitans:
- a CDS encoding alpha/beta hydrolase, with product MTTTKFTSTARGREVNVITMAPDGHAPGELPKCVALHGRGGDVNWMVSLGVQKFLTGVVRAGVPPFAVISVDGGQDTYWVDGEPGDDPQRMLLTELGPIQAAFGISMGAFGALRFARSRRADKTDLKAVGAISPALFRDWPTAESKHVFADQAHWEANEPLRHIGEVDRTSLGVWCGASDPFITVAKALANQARPATSSFTPGAHDGAYWSGVLPEVLTFVGRRISGTA from the coding sequence ATGACCACGACCAAGTTCACGTCGACGGCGCGTGGCCGGGAAGTCAACGTGATCACCATGGCGCCGGACGGTCACGCGCCCGGCGAACTGCCGAAGTGCGTGGCCCTGCACGGGCGTGGCGGTGACGTGAACTGGATGGTTTCGCTGGGCGTCCAGAAGTTCCTGACCGGGGTCGTACGCGCCGGGGTGCCGCCGTTCGCCGTCATCTCGGTCGACGGCGGCCAGGACACCTACTGGGTCGACGGCGAACCCGGTGACGACCCCCAGCGGATGCTGCTGACCGAACTCGGCCCGATCCAGGCCGCGTTCGGGATCTCGATGGGTGCGTTCGGGGCCTTGCGGTTCGCGCGCAGCCGCCGTGCCGACAAGACCGACCTCAAGGCCGTCGGCGCCATCAGCCCCGCCTTGTTCCGCGACTGGCCCACCGCCGAGTCCAAGCACGTCTTCGCCGACCAGGCGCACTGGGAGGCCAACGAGCCGCTGCGGCACATCGGTGAGGTCGACCGTACTTCGCTCGGTGTCTGGTGCGGGGCAAGCGATCCGTTCATCACGGTGGCCAAAGCGCTCGCCAACCAGGCGCGTCCGGCGACGTCGTCGTTCACCCCGGGCGCGCACGACGGGGCCTACTGGTCCGGCGTGCTGCCCGAGGTGCTGACGTTCGTCGGCAGGCGGATCAGCGGGACAGCATAG
- a CDS encoding ArsR/SmtB family transcription factor has product MDEVFRALADPGRRRLLDSLNRRTGQTLRELCGELDMARQSVSKHLAILIDANLVTTVWRGREKLHYLNAEPINAIAERWINQYHRGRVRVLAGLKTALEQNTMDKPEFVYTTFIDTTPEKLWQALTQPEFTREYWGGLALVSDWRAGSQIGMQYTPDGPVEDHGQVVLEAEPYTRLSYRWHRLQPMHAEVFGWTDEQFAEYAKEKQSKVTFLIEPTDRQVKLTVVHDDFEPDSMMYKGISGQLPPSGGWPELLSDLKTFLETGKVAVG; this is encoded by the coding sequence ATGGACGAGGTGTTCCGGGCGTTGGCCGATCCGGGCCGCAGGCGCCTGCTGGACAGTCTCAACCGGCGTACCGGGCAGACCTTGCGCGAGTTGTGCGGCGAGCTGGACATGGCCCGCCAGTCGGTCAGCAAGCACCTGGCGATCCTGATCGACGCCAACTTGGTCACGACCGTGTGGCGCGGCAGGGAAAAACTGCACTACCTCAACGCCGAGCCGATCAACGCCATCGCCGAACGGTGGATCAACCAGTACCACCGCGGCCGGGTCCGAGTGCTCGCCGGCCTGAAGACAGCATTGGAGCAGAACACCATGGACAAGCCGGAATTCGTCTACACCACGTTCATCGACACCACGCCGGAGAAGCTCTGGCAGGCGTTGACCCAGCCCGAGTTCACCCGCGAGTACTGGGGCGGGCTCGCGCTGGTCTCGGACTGGCGGGCCGGTTCCCAGATCGGCATGCAGTACACGCCCGACGGGCCCGTCGAGGACCACGGCCAGGTCGTGCTGGAAGCCGAGCCGTACACCAGGCTTTCCTACCGCTGGCACCGGTTGCAGCCGATGCACGCCGAGGTCTTCGGCTGGACCGACGAGCAGTTCGCCGAGTACGCCAAGGAAAAGCAGTCGAAGGTGACGTTCCTGATCGAGCCGACCGACCGCCAGGTCAAGCTGACCGTCGTCCACGACGACTTCGAGCCGGACAGCATGATGTACAAGGGGATCAGCGGTCAGTTGCCGCCCAGCGGCGGGTGGCCGGAGTTGCTGTCGGACCTGAAGACCTTCCTGGAGACGGGCAAGGTCGCGGTCGGGTAG
- a CDS encoding DEAD/DEAH box helicase — MSSNWERSLSSLLSPAAEQGGMPLGVELTLATEPLLSRARGPAPTVFAKLVRQGRSGWVSGGVTWGRLNPFEGYADPHVRVLREIHAVYKAQDMVPRDEKVIDLARFDTLHLWTMLDEALRVGVTLANADYHPAELCLDVTSDGGMVVTPVVRVEGQGPVAVVRFLGAGHGLVYVSQEELDETGSADECRIGLAKLAKPAPKSLQDMVLGSHQLQIPVSGRARFVDRYYPRLRHTAEFVSTDGSFTPPRISGPVLRLNASYRDEHELDLDWEWLYRIGASELRAPLDAEPEAYRDAGAEREILTRLAREPVARTLRDIDTMRFTTQELPQVEQLPGVEVEIIGVKPDYREVGTVRIGVATEDVSDKTDWFDLTVTITADGRTVPFMDVFLALTRDEMYLLMPDGAYFSLQKPELRTLHRLIAEARGLHDQTSDSVRISRFQAGLWDDLVNIGVVGHQADAWRKQVGGLLDEVPEYGVPGGLDARLRPYQLDGFRWLAFLWENDLGGILADDMGLGKTLQTLALICHAAADAPFLVVAPTSVVTTWQTEAAAFAPGLRVVTVSDTLRHKDLASLVAGADVVLTSYTLMRLDYDRYSKVRWAGMVLDEAQVVKNHQSKVHQCARKMPAPFKLAITGTPMENNLMELWSLLSITAPGLFPSPVRFQQYYARRIERTGDPGLLHQLRRRIRPLVKRRTKDQVATDLPPKQEQVLQVDLHPKHRKVYQTHLQRERLRILGMVRDMNANRFTIFQSLTKLRQLSLHPALVDDTHADLPCAKIDALLDQVHEVVAGGHRALVFSQFTSFLSLVRSRLDVPYCYLDGSTRNRDKVVQRFKDGAAPVFLISLKAGGFGLNLTEADYCFLLDPWWNPATEAQAVDRTHRIGQARAVMVYRLIAKDTIEEKVMALKSKKAELFTSVLDEGDMFGAGLDAEDIRELLS; from the coding sequence GTGTCATCGAACTGGGAGCGATCACTGAGCTCCCTGCTCAGCCCGGCAGCCGAGCAGGGCGGCATGCCGCTGGGCGTCGAGCTGACCCTGGCGACCGAGCCGTTGTTGTCGCGCGCGCGCGGACCGGCGCCGACTGTCTTCGCGAAACTGGTGCGGCAGGGCCGAAGCGGCTGGGTCAGCGGCGGCGTCACGTGGGGCCGGCTGAACCCGTTCGAAGGCTACGCCGACCCGCACGTGCGGGTCCTGCGCGAGATCCACGCGGTCTACAAGGCGCAGGACATGGTCCCGCGCGACGAGAAGGTCATCGACCTCGCCCGGTTCGACACCCTGCACCTGTGGACGATGCTGGACGAGGCGCTCCGCGTCGGCGTCACGCTGGCCAACGCCGACTACCACCCCGCTGAGCTCTGCCTGGACGTGACCAGCGACGGCGGCATGGTCGTCACGCCTGTCGTCCGCGTGGAAGGCCAGGGGCCCGTCGCGGTCGTCCGGTTCCTCGGCGCGGGGCACGGCCTCGTCTACGTCAGCCAGGAGGAGCTCGACGAGACCGGATCGGCCGACGAATGCCGGATCGGTCTGGCGAAACTCGCCAAACCGGCGCCGAAGTCGTTGCAGGACATGGTTCTCGGCTCGCACCAGCTGCAGATCCCGGTGTCCGGACGAGCGCGGTTCGTCGACCGCTACTACCCCCGGCTGCGGCACACGGCGGAGTTCGTGTCGACGGACGGTTCCTTCACGCCGCCCCGCATCTCCGGGCCGGTGCTGCGTCTGAACGCGTCCTACCGGGACGAACACGAGCTGGACCTCGACTGGGAATGGCTCTACCGGATCGGGGCGTCGGAGCTGCGCGCGCCGCTCGACGCGGAGCCAGAGGCCTATCGCGACGCCGGCGCCGAACGCGAGATCCTCACCCGCCTCGCACGCGAACCCGTGGCCAGGACGCTGCGGGACATCGACACCATGCGGTTCACCACGCAAGAGCTGCCCCAGGTCGAGCAGTTGCCTGGCGTCGAAGTCGAGATCATCGGCGTGAAACCGGACTACCGCGAGGTCGGCACGGTCCGGATCGGCGTGGCCACCGAGGACGTCTCGGACAAGACCGACTGGTTCGACCTGACCGTGACGATCACCGCGGACGGCCGAACGGTGCCGTTCATGGACGTCTTCCTCGCGCTGACCAGGGACGAGATGTACCTGCTGATGCCGGACGGCGCGTATTTCTCCCTGCAGAAACCGGAACTGCGGACCTTGCACCGGCTGATCGCCGAGGCGCGCGGGTTGCACGACCAGACGAGCGACTCGGTGCGGATCAGCCGCTTCCAAGCCGGGCTGTGGGACGACCTGGTGAACATCGGCGTGGTCGGCCACCAGGCGGACGCGTGGCGCAAGCAGGTCGGCGGGTTGCTGGACGAGGTGCCGGAGTACGGCGTGCCCGGTGGGCTGGACGCCCGGTTGCGGCCGTACCAGCTGGATGGGTTCCGCTGGCTGGCGTTCCTGTGGGAGAACGACCTCGGCGGCATCCTCGCCGACGACATGGGCCTCGGCAAAACCCTCCAGACGCTCGCCCTGATCTGCCACGCGGCGGCCGACGCGCCGTTCCTGGTGGTGGCGCCGACCAGCGTGGTGACGACGTGGCAGACCGAAGCCGCCGCGTTCGCGCCCGGCCTGCGCGTGGTGACCGTTTCGGACACGCTGCGGCACAAGGACTTGGCTTCGCTCGTGGCGGGAGCGGACGTGGTGCTGACGTCGTACACGCTGATGCGGCTGGACTACGACCGCTATTCGAAGGTCCGGTGGGCGGGGATGGTGCTCGACGAGGCGCAGGTGGTCAAGAACCACCAGTCGAAGGTGCACCAGTGCGCGAGAAAGATGCCCGCGCCGTTCAAACTGGCGATCACGGGCACACCGATGGAGAACAACCTGATGGAGCTGTGGTCGCTGCTGTCGATCACCGCGCCGGGCCTGTTCCCCAGCCCGGTGCGGTTCCAGCAGTACTACGCCCGGCGGATCGAACGAACCGGCGACCCCGGCCTGCTGCACCAGCTCCGGCGCAGAATCCGCCCGCTGGTCAAACGCCGCACGAAGGACCAGGTGGCCACGGACCTGCCGCCGAAACAAGAACAGGTGCTCCAAGTCGACCTGCACCCCAAGCACCGCAAGGTCTACCAAACCCACCTGCAACGAGAACGCCTGCGAATCCTCGGCATGGTGCGGGACATGAACGCCAACCGGTTCACCATCTTCCAGTCGCTGACAAAGCTCAGGCAGCTCAGCCTGCACCCGGCCCTGGTCGACGACACCCACGCCGACCTGCCGTGCGCGAAGATCGACGCACTGCTCGACCAGGTGCACGAGGTCGTCGCAGGCGGTCACCGCGCGCTGGTCTTCAGCCAGTTCACCAGTTTCCTCTCGCTGGTGCGTTCCCGCCTGGATGTCCCGTACTGCTACCTGGATGGCTCGACGCGTAACCGCGACAAGGTCGTCCAGCGCTTCAAGGACGGCGCGGCGCCGGTGTTCCTGATCAGCCTGAAAGCAGGGGGCTTCGGCCTGAACCTGACAGAAGCCGACTACTGCTTCCTGCTGGACCCGTGGTGGAACCCGGCAACGGAAGCGCAGGCGGTCGACCGCACCCACCGAATCGGCCAGGCGAGAGCAGTGATGGTCTACCGCCTGATAGCCAAGGACACGATCGAAGAGAAAGTGATGGCACTGAAGTCGAAGAAAGCGGAACTGTTCACCAGCGTTCTCGACGAAGGCGACATGTTCGGCGCAGGCCTGGACGCCGAAGACATCCGCGAACTCCTCTCGTAG
- a CDS encoding ABC transporter ATP-binding protein: protein MESAMQEGGKRISRATVRRIIRFARPLRAAVLALLLLSAISAVLAVATPVIAGRVVDAIMNKEGSGIVITLALVIAAIAVVDAVVGIVERWRSASVGEELILRLRQAVFDHVQRMPVAFFTRTRTGALVSRLNNDVIAAQRAFTMTLSMVTNNIIALVLTLVVMFALSWQITLLALIMLPIFYLPARRMGRRLAGMEREAAEHNAAMTTQMTERFSAPGATLIKLFGRPRDESNEFGRRARRVRDIGVRAAVNQWFFMTALSLVSALALALVYGLGGYLSLEGQLDAGTVVTLALLLTRLYQPLTGLANARVDVMTALVSFERVFEVLDLEPLIKEKPNAKQVPDGPVSVEFENVDFSYPAADKVSLASLEEVAALDSRGGDQVLHGISFRAEPGQLVALVGSSGAGKSTIASLAPRLYDVDSGSIKLAGVDVKDLSFTSIRDAMGLVTQDGHLFHESIGDNLRLARPTATDEELWDSLTHARLADLVRSLPDQLDTVVGERGYRLSGGERQRLTIARLLLANPRVVILDEATAHLDSSSEAAVQEALVEALAGRTALVIAHRLSTVRAADLILVIEAGHVAERGTHEELLAANGRYAELYRTQFDDRSQQHTYQAFSPQPADAP from the coding sequence ATGGAGAGCGCCATGCAGGAAGGAGGCAAACGCATCAGCCGGGCGACTGTGCGCCGGATCATCCGGTTCGCCCGGCCGCTGCGCGCCGCCGTACTGGCGTTGCTGCTGCTGAGCGCCATCTCCGCGGTGCTCGCCGTCGCCACGCCGGTGATCGCCGGGCGAGTGGTGGACGCGATCATGAACAAGGAGGGCAGCGGTATCGTCATCACGCTCGCCCTGGTGATCGCCGCGATCGCGGTCGTCGACGCGGTCGTCGGCATCGTCGAACGCTGGCGCTCGGCGAGCGTCGGCGAGGAGCTCATCCTGCGGCTGCGGCAGGCGGTCTTCGACCACGTGCAGCGGATGCCGGTCGCCTTTTTCACCCGAACGAGGACAGGCGCCCTCGTCAGCAGGCTGAACAACGACGTGATCGCCGCGCAGCGCGCGTTCACGATGACGCTGTCCATGGTCACCAACAACATCATCGCCCTCGTGCTGACGCTCGTGGTGATGTTCGCGCTGTCGTGGCAGATCACCCTGCTGGCGTTGATCATGTTGCCGATCTTCTACCTGCCGGCGCGGCGGATGGGCAGGCGACTGGCCGGAATGGAGCGCGAGGCAGCCGAGCACAACGCGGCCATGACAACGCAGATGACCGAGCGCTTCTCCGCTCCTGGTGCCACTTTGATCAAACTGTTCGGCCGCCCGCGGGACGAGTCGAACGAGTTCGGCAGGCGCGCCCGCCGCGTGCGGGACATCGGCGTGCGCGCGGCGGTGAACCAGTGGTTCTTCATGACCGCGCTGTCGTTGGTCTCCGCGCTGGCGTTGGCCTTGGTGTACGGCCTGGGCGGATACCTGTCACTGGAAGGACAACTGGACGCGGGCACAGTGGTGACCCTGGCGTTGCTGCTGACCAGGCTCTACCAACCGCTGACCGGTCTGGCCAACGCCCGCGTGGACGTGATGACCGCGCTGGTGAGCTTCGAGCGGGTGTTCGAAGTGCTCGACCTCGAGCCGTTGATCAAGGAGAAGCCGAACGCCAAGCAGGTGCCGGACGGTCCGGTGTCGGTGGAGTTCGAGAACGTGGACTTCTCCTACCCCGCGGCGGACAAGGTGTCGCTGGCATCCCTCGAAGAGGTGGCGGCCCTCGACAGCCGCGGCGGAGACCAAGTGCTGCACGGAATATCCTTCCGCGCCGAACCGGGACAACTCGTCGCCCTCGTCGGCTCGTCGGGGGCGGGGAAGTCGACCATCGCCTCCCTCGCCCCGCGGCTCTACGACGTGGATTCCGGGAGTATCAAACTGGCCGGTGTGGACGTCAAAGACCTCTCGTTCACGTCGATCCGCGACGCCATGGGCCTGGTCACGCAGGATGGGCACTTGTTCCACGAGTCCATCGGCGACAACCTCCGCCTCGCCCGCCCCACCGCGACAGACGAGGAACTCTGGGACTCACTGACACACGCTCGACTCGCAGACCTCGTGCGGTCTCTGCCCGACCAACTCGACACAGTGGTGGGTGAACGCGGCTACCGCCTCTCCGGCGGCGAACGCCAACGCCTCACCATCGCCCGCCTGCTCCTGGCCAACCCCCGCGTGGTGATCCTCGACGAGGCAACAGCCCACCTGGACTCGTCATCAGAAGCAGCGGTCCAGGAAGCACTGGTGGAGGCCCTGGCGGGCAGGACAGCACTGGTGATCGCGCACCGTCTGTCAACAGTCAGGGCAGCCGACCTGATCCTCGTCATCGAAGCCGGACACGTCGCAGAACGCGGAACCCACGAAGAACTCCTCGCAGCCAACGGGCGCTACGCAGAGCTCTACCGAACCCAATTCGACGACCGCTCCCAACAACACACATACCAAGCCTTCAGCCCCCAACCAGCCGACGCCCCTTAA
- a CDS encoding TRM11 family SAM-dependent methyltransferase, translating to MTRYALLLLPATNRVYAESSIGLTVAELGVFDQAVLGGKLSDITETRIGGVPYVAFETEELSPRDADYLANMSAIYALFRMEGRLLDPVELRPLDKFDDDLITIQKYQGKTNEHFTKLLLNVTLLASARAGEMLDRRFKVIDPLCGRGTTLNQALMYGYDAAGLDIDAKDFEAYSAFLQTWLKRKRLKHDAEVTRIRREHKNIGKRLHVSVGVSKESYKAGDALDLTYINGDTAKAAEFYKSGSFDLVVADAPYGVQHGSRTQQHGLHRSPLDLVEAAAPGWTKLLKPGGALGISWNTNVARREDVADVLAAAGLEPVETAPYLDFEHRVDQAIVRDIVVARRP from the coding sequence ATGACCCGCTACGCACTGCTACTCCTCCCTGCGACGAACCGGGTCTACGCCGAGTCGTCGATCGGGCTGACCGTCGCCGAACTGGGTGTGTTCGACCAGGCTGTGCTCGGCGGCAAGCTCAGCGACATCACCGAGACGCGGATCGGCGGGGTGCCGTACGTCGCGTTCGAAACCGAGGAACTGTCGCCGCGGGACGCGGACTACCTGGCCAACATGTCGGCCATCTACGCGCTGTTCCGCATGGAGGGCCGGTTGCTCGACCCGGTCGAACTGCGCCCGCTGGACAAGTTCGACGACGACCTGATCACGATCCAGAAGTACCAGGGCAAGACCAACGAGCACTTCACCAAGCTCCTGCTCAACGTCACCCTGCTCGCGTCCGCCCGCGCGGGCGAGATGCTCGACCGGCGGTTCAAGGTGATCGATCCCTTGTGCGGCAGGGGAACCACGCTCAACCAGGCGTTGATGTACGGCTACGACGCGGCCGGCCTCGACATCGACGCGAAGGACTTCGAGGCGTACTCGGCGTTCCTGCAGACGTGGCTGAAGCGCAAGCGCCTCAAGCACGACGCCGAAGTCACACGGATTCGCCGTGAGCACAAGAACATCGGCAAACGGCTGCACGTGTCCGTCGGCGTCAGCAAGGAAAGCTACAAGGCAGGCGACGCGCTGGACCTGACGTACATCAACGGCGACACGGCGAAAGCGGCCGAGTTCTACAAGTCAGGCAGCTTCGACCTGGTTGTCGCGGACGCCCCCTACGGCGTCCAGCACGGCAGCCGCACCCAGCAGCACGGCCTGCACCGCAGCCCGCTCGACCTGGTCGAAGCGGCCGCGCCCGGGTGGACCAAGCTGCTCAAACCCGGTGGGGCACTGGGGATTTCGTGGAACACGAACGTCGCACGGCGCGAGGACGTCGCCGACGTGCTCGCCGCGGCCGGCCTCGAACCGGTGGAAACCGCGCCGTACCTGGACTTCGAGCACCGCGTCGACCAGGCGATCGTCCGCGACATCGTGGTCGCCCGCCGCCCATGA
- the rbfA gene encoding 30S ribosome-binding factor RbfA encodes MADPARARKLAKRIKQIVASALEHEVKDPRLTLVTITDVKLTGDLQDATVYYTVFGDSLNAEPDTKGAAAALESAKGVLRSLVGQGTGVRFTPTLTFIADTIPEDARRIDDLLAKVKEADEEVARIATGAKPAGEADPYRAPREPDPED; translated from the coding sequence GTGGCCGATCCGGCCCGCGCCCGCAAACTTGCGAAGCGGATCAAGCAAATCGTGGCGTCCGCGCTGGAGCACGAGGTCAAGGACCCCAGGCTGACGCTGGTGACCATCACCGACGTCAAGCTGACCGGCGACCTGCAGGACGCCACCGTGTACTACACGGTGTTCGGGGACTCGCTCAACGCCGAGCCGGACACCAAGGGCGCCGCCGCGGCGCTCGAGAGTGCCAAGGGCGTGCTCCGATCCCTTGTCGGCCAAGGCACCGGCGTCCGGTTCACCCCGACGCTGACGTTCATCGCCGACACGATCCCCGAGGACGCCAGACGGATCGACGACCTGCTCGCCAAGGTCAAGGAAGCCGACGAGGAGGTCGCGCGGATCGCGACCGGCGCCAAGCCCGCGGGCGAGGCGGACCCGTACCGGGCGCCCCGCGAACCAGACCCCGAGGACTGA
- a CDS encoding DUF503 domain-containing protein translates to MYVGALELDILLGDVHSLKEKRSVVRPVVAELRRKFEVSVAEAGHLDLHRRALIGVAAVAPDATHVRELLDACERLVSGRPELQLLSARHRLVGPEDE, encoded by the coding sequence TTGTACGTCGGTGCGCTCGAGCTGGACATCCTGCTCGGTGACGTCCATTCGCTCAAAGAGAAGCGGTCGGTCGTTCGTCCGGTCGTCGCGGAGCTGCGGCGCAAGTTCGAGGTGAGTGTGGCCGAAGCCGGTCATCTCGACCTGCATCGCCGCGCCCTGATCGGGGTCGCGGCGGTGGCGCCGGACGCCACGCACGTGCGTGAGCTGCTCGACGCGTGCGAGCGGCTCGTGTCCGGCCGTCCCGAACTGCAGCTGCTGTCCGCCCGGCACCGGCTCGTCGGTCCCGAGGACGAGTAG